Proteins co-encoded in one Ziziphus jujuba cultivar Dongzao chromosome 9, ASM3175591v1 genomic window:
- the LOC125420581 gene encoding uncharacterized protein LOC125420581, giving the protein MKGKWKQVIHIYAAESKTHEVKITRSGDTALHVAVSDGQEDIMEQLLEIISREGPVHAEKLLLTKNESGNTPLHIAASMGNMRMCSCIAIVKPSLIGAFNNDRETPFFLTALRGKKEASLCLHQNCEPGQGSSYCRRMGGKTILHCVIAGDYFGIFVDDLKVEETSYVRESLIKSFKEEKNPNHPENYQICINFFQLLGNALRIGSNAIMKIKEKKEKHKWSVQVMNKLLESTSMYEYEHTGEAPQETQKDDGEETKPYEISDGGDVAAIKGMLEYDVQPLTPPNSADSSRSTNRQSTDNQKNSTNRKGGT; this is encoded by the exons ATGAAAGGCAAATGGAAACaagtcatacatatatatgctgcAGAGAGTAAGACTCATGAGGTGAAGATCACAAGGTCTGGTGACACAGCATTACACGTAGCAGTCTCTGATGGCCAAGAAGATATCATGGAACAACTCTTAGAGATCATTTCCAGAGAAGGACCTGTACATGCAGAAAAACTACTTCTGACTAAGAATGAGAGTGGGAATACTCCTCTTCATATTGCGGCGTCAATGGGGAACATGAGGATGTGCAGTTGCATAGCTATTGTTAAACCTTCCTTGATAGGTGCTTTCAACAATGATAGAGAGACTCCCTTCTTCTTGACCGCTCTTCGCGGTAAGAAGGAAGCTTCCCTTTGCCTTCACCAAAACTGTGAACCTGGGCAAGGCTCTTCTTATTGTAGGAGAATGGGTGGCAAGACTATTCTACACTGTGTAATAGCCGGTGACTACTTTG GTATATTTGTGGATGACCTCAAAGTAGAAGAAACATCATATGTCCGGGAATCACTGATAAAAAGTTTCAAGGAAGAAAAGAATCCTAACCATCCAGAAAACTATCAAATTTGCATAAATTTCTTTCAGTTACTGGGGAATGCTCTTCGAATTG GATCTAATGCCATAATGAagataaaggaaaagaaagaaaagcataaATGGTCAGTTCAGGTCATGAATAAACTCCTGGAAAGCACTTCTATGTATGAATATGAACACACGGGAGAGGCACCTCAAGAAACCCAAAAAGACGATGGTGAAGAAACGAAACCCTATGAAATTTCAGATGGTGGAGATGTTGCAGCTATAAAAGGCATGCTTGAATATGATGTCCAGCCATTGACTCCTCCTAACTCTGCTGATTCCTCAAGATCAACCAACAGACAGAGCACTGATAACCAAAAGAATAGTACTAATAGAAAAGGAGGTACTTAA